Sequence from the Luteibacter aegosomaticola genome:
CGATCGCCTCTTCCCGGCCGTTCTTCGCCGGGTAATAGGCGGGACGGCGGCCGATCTCGGCAAAGCCCATCGACTCGTATAGCGCGTGCGCCACGGGGTTCGAGGGCCGCACTTCAAGGAAGATGCGCTCGGCGCCGTACCATCGGGCAAGATCGACCAGGCGGCGCATCATGCGCCGACCGTAACCCAGGCCGCGATGGGCATCGCCGATGCACACGTTCAGGACATGGGCCTCCCCCGCTGCTACGGAGAGAATGCCGTAACCGGCGATTTCGCCTTCGTGGAGGATGACCCAGCAGTTGTGCCCCGCCTGCAGGCAATCGCGGAAAATACCCGCGCTCCAGGGGAATTCGTAGGACGCATGTTCGATAGCGACGACTGCGTCGAGATCCTCGCGGCGCATCGCGCGCACTTCGGTGGACGGACGGGCGACGGCGACCATGGCCTCAGCTCCGGCCTAACGAGCGGCCCAGCGCGCGCAGGCCATTCCACAAGCGGCGCTTGGCGGCGGCGTCGGCGATGAGGGCCGACGGCGTATCGACAAGCACGATCTGTGCGGCACTCATCACGGCCGCCGGCAGTTCATGTCCGAGCGCGCGCGCCTGGGCCTCGCCAAACACGAGGTAATGCGCGGCGGCCGGGACCTGGCCCAGGCCACGTTCGCCCGCTTCGAGGCGCGCGGCGCGGCCCATTACGGGACCGAAAGCACGCAGGGCACGGCCCACGAGCTCCAGCTCACGCTCGCTGGCGCCCGCCGGCAACACGACGACACACGGCACGCGATCACCCTGGAGGGCGTCGTTGCCCGCCACGACGGCCTCCGCCGCGGCCGCGACCCCACGCAGACGCCAGGGCGTCACGCCCATGGCCTTCAGTAGATGTTCGCGGCGTTCGGCCGAGACGGCAGGCATGGCTTACTCCGGCGCCTTGGCGTGGCGGCGCACGCGGCGGCGGTGCGCCGCACGGCCCCACAACGTGAGTACCGGGCCGGAAACCACATAGATCACGGTACCGGCGAACAGCACGCGGGCGGGGTCGATAACCAGCAGCACGACGATCAACACAGCGGCGATCAGCCAGATAAACGACACGCGATCGCCCTTGGGCCAGGCTTTGAAGCTGTAATAACGCACGTTGCTGACCATGAGCAGGCCTGCGATCACGGCCAGCGGCATCGCGAAGAACGCCACATCGGGGCCTGGCACGTCGAACCGGGTCATGGTCCAGACGAACGACATGCAGAGCACCGCGGCGGCCGGGCTGGCCAGCCCCTGGAAATAGCGCTTGTCGGCCACGCCGACCTGCGTGTTGAAGCGCGCAAGGCGCAACGCGGCGCACACCGCATAGATGAACGCAGCGGCCCAGCCGATCTTGCCCCACGTGCGGCCGTAGTCCGCCAGCGACGAGAGCGACCAGGTGTACATGACCAGCGCCGGAGCCAGGCCGAAGCTGACCAGGTCGGACAGCGAATCGAACTGGACGCCAAATTCGCTTTGCGTGTTGGTCAGGCGCGCGACACGGCCATCCATGCCGTCGAGCACGCCAGCCACGAACACAGCCAGTGCCGCGGTCTCGAAATTGCCATGGATCGCCGAGATGATCGCGTAGAAACCCGCGAACATCGCGCCCGTGGTGAACAGGTTCGGCAGGAGGTAGATGCCGCGGTGGCGCGGCCCCCGGGCTTGGATCGGATCGCTCATGGGCTCAGTCGTCACTTGGGCCCCCAGTTTAGCCCAGCCGTCGTGAAGCGTCAGTCCGTGCATTCCCGGCACAAAGCGGGACGCGCGTCGCTTGCGTGGCCCCGGGGTGGGTGATAGATGTGTCGACCACATTCAAACACGCCTGGGGACCCCCCAAAATGCGCCGTTACGTCGTCCTGGCCCTACTCGTCACCGTCTGCCCGCTGGCCCTGGCCCAGGCTTATAAATGGAAGGATGCTCAGGGCGTTACCCATTACTCGGACTCCCCGCCCCCGGGCCAGGGTGCCAAGGTCGAGAAGATCCAGATGAAGGGCGGCGTGAACGCCCCCTCCCCGGCCGCCCCCGCACCGGCGAAATCCAGCACGGCCGGTAACCCGCCGCCGGGCACTCCCGTGGCCGACAACCCGGCCAACCGCAAGGCGCTCTGCAGCCAGCTGAGCAAGAACATGGAAGTGTTGCAAAAGGAGGCCGTGGTCTCTGTCGATGACGGCAAGGGCGGCAGCCAGCAGCTCGATGCCGCTGGGCGCCAGCGCCAGGTGGAAACCACCCAGGCCCAGATGACCCTCTACTGCAAGTCGTAACGCCCTATAATTCCGGTTTTCCCCGACGATATCCGCCCGATGCGCCTCAGCCAGTACCACCTCGCCACCGTCAAGGAAGTTCCCGCTGACGCGGATATCGCCAGCCAGCAGCTCATGCTGCGCGCCGGCATGATCCGCAAGCTGGCCTCGGGCCTGTACACGTGGTCGCCGCTTGGCCTGCGCGTTCTGCGCAAGGTGGAAGCCATCGTCCGCGAGGAAATGGTGCGCGCCGGCGCCATCGAAATGCTGATGCCGTCGGTGCAGCCGCGCGATCTGTGGGAAGAGACCGGTCGCTGGGAGAAATTCGGCGGCCAGCTCCTCAAGATGAAGGATCGGAAGGAGCAGGAATTCTGCTACGGCCCGACGCACGAAGAAGTCATCACCGACTTCGCGCGCAACGAGCTGAAGAGCTACAAGCAGCTGCCGCTCAACTTCTTCCAGATCCAGACCAAGTTCCGCGACGAAATCCGCCCGCGTTTCGGCGTGATGCGTGCGCGCGAGTTCCTGATGAAGGATGCGTATTCGTTCCACCTCACCCCGGAGTCGCTCGGCGATACCTACAAGGTGATGTACGACGCGTACACCCGCATTTTCACTCGCCTGGGCCTGGAATTCCGCGCCGTGGATGCCGATACCGGCGCCATCGGCGGCAGCGCCAGCAATGAGTTCCAGGTGCTGGCCGATTCGGGCGAAGACCAGATTGCCTTCTCCGATGCATCGCTTTACGCGGCCAACATCGAAAAGGCCGAAGCCCTCGCCCCCACGGGCGAGCGCCCCGCGCCGTCGGCCGCGCTGCAGCGCGTCGATACGCCGACCCAGCGCACCATCGACGAGGTCAGCGCCTTCCTGAAGGTGCCTGCCACGCAGACGGTGAAGACCATCCTGGTCCGTGGCGTCGAAGGTCTGGTCGCGCTGTGCCTGCGCGGCGACCATGAAATCAATGAAGTGAAGGTTTCGCACCTGGCCGAGCTGGCGGACGAGCCCGAACTGGCCAGCGAAGAAGAGATTCTCGCCGCCACTGGCACCCGTCCTGGCTTCATCGGCCCGGTCGGCCTGCCCGAGGGCATCCCGGTCATCGTCGACCGTAGCGCGGCCTTGCTCGCGGATTTCGTCTGCGGCGGCAACCAGGATGGCACGCATTACACCGGTGCCAATTGGGACCGCGATGCACGGGTCACCCGCGTGGAAGATATCCGCAAGGTGGTCGATGGCGATGCCTCGCCGGATGGCAAGGGCACGCTGCGCCTGGCGCGCGGTATCGAGGTGGGTCACATCTTCCAGCTCGGCCAGAAGTATGCGGAGGCCATGGGCGCCAGCGTGCTGGATAACAACGGCAAGATGAGCACGATGTTCATGGGTTGCTACGGTATTGGCGTGAGCCGCATCGTGGCGGCGGCGATCGAGCAGCGTCACGATGAGAACGGCATGATCTGGACGGATGCAATGGCGCCGTGGCGCGTGGCTGTGTGCGTTATCAATCCGAAGAATGATGCGGCGGTGGCTGAGGCGGCGGAGTCGCTTTACCAGGAGCTGTCGCAGGCGGGTATCGATACGGTGCTGGATGATCGCGGTCTGCGTCCGGGTTCGATGTTTGCGGATATCGAGCTGATTGGTATTCCGCACCGCGTGGTGGTGAGCGGCCGCGGCCTGGAGGCTGGCACGTTCGAGTACCGTGCTCGCACGGATGCCGAGTCGCGCAATGTCACGCGTGAGGAGCTGCTGGCGTTGCTTAACGGCTAAGCCGGTACGCTCTGCGTTCCCAAAAACCCCGGCACTCGCCGGGCTTTTTGTTTTTGGCGGCTCGATAAGGCTCGCCTTCGGCTTCGCGAGGCTCGGCTTACGCCATCGCGTTTGCGCTCGGACGTCTCCGGAAAGAGCCCTTGGCGCCCACCCTCGCTGCTCAGACAAGTCTCCAACGTTCGACAGGGAGGCCCCTCCGGGGCCATGTACTTATTGCCCTACGGGCGCGAACCGGCGTGCGGACGGGGGTTTGAAACTCGCCTTCCCTGGCTCGGTTTCAAACGACCGGCCATCCATGGCCGGCCCCGCCTGCGGCGGCTGTTCCCGTCCGCCCACCTCGTCTCCGAAACTCGCCTCGAGGGTGGGCGCCAAGGCCTCTCGGACACACTGAGGCGGATCGGTGGGAAAGCCACCGCCGGCAACACGGCCGACCTCGCGGCGCCCCACACCTGCCAAACGGCCGTAGGAGCCCACCCTGTGGGCGACATCTTTCGCCTCACCGCTCAGGCCCTCCCGCCCAGAACGGCAACACAAGAGCCAAACGCCGCAAGATCCGGAGTCAGGCGCGAACGGCGTCGCCCACAGGGTGGGCTCCTACGGGGGGCGGCGTTGGTTTGTCGGTGGTTTGTACCTCGGGCGACAAGGTCTGCCGCCACG
This genomic interval carries:
- a CDS encoding proline--tRNA ligase, whose product is MRLSQYHLATVKEVPADADIASQQLMLRAGMIRKLASGLYTWSPLGLRVLRKVEAIVREEMVRAGAIEMLMPSVQPRDLWEETGRWEKFGGQLLKMKDRKEQEFCYGPTHEEVITDFARNELKSYKQLPLNFFQIQTKFRDEIRPRFGVMRAREFLMKDAYSFHLTPESLGDTYKVMYDAYTRIFTRLGLEFRAVDADTGAIGGSASNEFQVLADSGEDQIAFSDASLYAANIEKAEALAPTGERPAPSAALQRVDTPTQRTIDEVSAFLKVPATQTVKTILVRGVEGLVALCLRGDHEINEVKVSHLAELADEPELASEEEILAATGTRPGFIGPVGLPEGIPVIVDRSAALLADFVCGGNQDGTHYTGANWDRDARVTRVEDIRKVVDGDASPDGKGTLRLARGIEVGHIFQLGQKYAEAMGASVLDNNGKMSTMFMGCYGIGVSRIVAAAIEQRHDENGMIWTDAMAPWRVAVCVINPKNDAAVAEAAESLYQELSQAGIDTVLDDRGLRPGSMFADIELIGIPHRVVVSGRGLEAGTFEYRARTDAESRNVTREELLALLNG
- the pssA gene encoding CDP-diacylglycerol--serine O-phosphatidyltransferase, which produces MSDPIQARGPRHRGIYLLPNLFTTGAMFAGFYAIISAIHGNFETAALAVFVAGVLDGMDGRVARLTNTQSEFGVQFDSLSDLVSFGLAPALVMYTWSLSSLADYGRTWGKIGWAAAFIYAVCAALRLARFNTQVGVADKRYFQGLASPAAAVLCMSFVWTMTRFDVPGPDVAFFAMPLAVIAGLLMVSNVRYYSFKAWPKGDRVSFIWLIAAVLIVVLLVIDPARVLFAGTVIYVVSGPVLTLWGRAAHRRRVRRHAKAPE
- the rimI gene encoding ribosomal protein S18-alanine N-acetyltransferase — its product is MVAVARPSTEVRAMRREDLDAVVAIEHASYEFPWSAGIFRDCLQAGHNCWVILHEGEIAGYGILSVAAGEAHVLNVCIGDAHRGLGYGRRMMRRLVDLARWYGAERIFLEVRPSNPVAHALYESMGFAEIGRRPAYYPAKNGREEAIVMALEMHIAD
- a CDS encoding DUF4124 domain-containing protein, yielding MRRYVVLALLVTVCPLALAQAYKWKDAQGVTHYSDSPPPGQGAKVEKIQMKGGVNAPSPAAPAPAKSSTAGNPPPGTPVADNPANRKALCSQLSKNMEVLQKEAVVSVDDGKGGSQQLDAAGRQRQVETTQAQMTLYCKS